TGCGCGTACTGGGTCTTCTCTGCGATCTCTGCGTTGGACAGGCCATCGCACAGCAAAGAAAGCACCCGCTCTTCCGCATCCGTGAGCCGCAGCTGCTTCTGCGAAGCCCGCAGCACCGCCGCCTCCCGGTTGGGAATGTAATCAACCAGGCGGGACAGGCATTGCGGGGACACGGACGTGCCACCGCTCATGGCGTCGCGCACCGAGGCGATGATCTCCTGCGGCTTTGAGGACTTAATGATGTAGCCCGCCGCTCCGCCGGTGAGGGTCTGGAGCATCGTCTCATCAGTGTCAAAGCCGGTCATAGCAACGAAAACCGGTGGGTGTTCCAGCTTTTGCACATGCTCTAAGAGCGTGACTCCATCCATCTCCGGCATGTGAATATCGGAAAGGACCAGGTCCACGTCTTGGGTTGCCAGAATCTCTACGGCCTCGCGCCCGTGGGACGCCTCCGCCACGACCTCAATGTCATCAGCAGTGGAGAAGTAGGCACGTAGGGACGCAAGCACCAGCGGATCATCATCGACGATGATGATCCGCGTCGGCTGGGATGCGTGCGCTTGAGTCACGATGCTAGGGGCACCAGGGGTGGTTGTACTTCTTGCAGCTGAAAACGGAGCCAGCCGCGGACTCCTTGAAGCTGTGCGCGGAGATAGCCTGCAGGGCCTGGCCCGCAACGTTTGGCGTCGCGGCCTGGGCCGCCGGAGCGCCGACCACCAGGCCGGCGGCAATGGCAACGCTGCAAGCGATGCCGCTCAAACGACGGTTACGCTTCATCTTCACACCAATCTTTCGGTAGTGCTGTCTGTGGTTATCACTGCTACGCAGTGTCCTAGCTTGGAGCGTCTCGGTGTCACAAACTGTCACAGTCACGGCCGAAACGCTGCCGTATCTGCTGATTATACGGTGTACCGCCACTCTACGGCAGTCCGAGACACCAGACCTCGAACTATGGTACCACCCCTGGCGGGGGCAGTCTATAGTTGCTGATTTATTCGGCCAACTGCGCGGTGACGGTCCAAACGCGCCCGTCAGTCTCTGTTTTGAGCTTGCCGCCGATGGAAGAAATTGACTTCCGCATCATCTCCATCCCCAGCCCCGAGGATAAGACCTTGGCGGTGGGGCGGGTGCGGTACTCCGCGTCTGCTATTTGGTTGCAGATCTTCACCGTTACCGCACCACCAGTGCCCCCCGCCCACAGCGTCACCTGCGAGCCCGGCTGCGCGTACTTGATGGCGTTAAGGGAGCACTCCGCGATCACCCGGCCCAGGATTTCCAGCACCGGGTGCGTCAGGGTCAGCGCATCCGCCTCATCCTGGACCAGCGCCTCAAAGCCGTTGCTGCGCAGCTTCTCTGCGGCCTTGTTCAGGCTCTCGTGCAAGGACGGTGCCTTGGGGCCTTCGGGATTTTCCTGCGGCGCATTGAGCAGTCCCAGCAGGGAGCGCACCTGCGACATGGTGGTGCGGCCGGCCTCCGCGATTCCAGAAAGCTCTTCTTCGAGCTCCCCCTCGCCGGCGTGGGACAGCGCCAGCATCTCTGAGCGCATGACAATCGAGGTCAGCGACGCCGCCACGGAGTCGTGGAGAGTGCGGGCCAGTTCCTCCCGGCGCTCCCGATAGTCACGCTGCCACTGGGCGGACAGCTCTGCTTTTTGCCGGACCTTGCGCCCCAAGGCCCATCCTGCGGCGCCGGCGACAATCATGAGCATCATCCAGGGGAAAACAACTGGAAGACTCGTTTCTACCGTGAGGTTTTTCCGGTCCACCAAACCCATCACGGTAACCAGCAAGCCGGCAGGCAGCATCAGGGCGATGCGTCCCGAGTACCCCACCATGGCTATGGCCATGGCACAGAAGAAGACAAAGGGCGACATGAATAGCTCTGCGATGACGATGGTCGAGCCAAAGAGCACCACAAAGGTGAGGAACCCGCTCAGCGGGAATCGCTTGATCGCCGCGACGCTCAGCGCCAGCACGATGGTCCACAGCATGCGGTCGACCCGTAGGGAGTCCGGGTCTGTCATGATCATCCACACGATGGTCATGGTGGTGCAGGACAGGAAGACCCAGACCTCCATGGGTACGGCGCGGAACGCTTGGATCACGCTTTTGATCACGGCGAAGATTCTCCGTCTTCTTTCAAGGGGTGCGCACTGCTGTGTCGTCGGGGCTTTAGCCTACAGGCGTGGCGCCAAGGGTGGGCAATAGAAAACTCCGGTTCACGTGGGCTGTTTCCAACCCTCATGAACCGGAGCCTCTACACTGCACGACCCATTCAAGGACGCACTCACTGTGGTTTCCCGTTCGATCAACGTCCCGAGAACCTCTCCGGCGGTCCCCGTTGTTTTGATCTGAGCTCAGGTTAGCCTTACGCCTTTCGGTGGATCAACCCCCCGGCGTACTTTTGGGGAACTTTTTTTCTTTCCGCTGGTCACAGAGTTATGTCGGCACCGCCCGCCACCCCCACTCGGGGGTAGCCTTACCTAATGGCCGCGCGCAAAAGTTGCCACCAGATTGCCTGCTGCGATGGCTAAACAGCAGGTAGGGTGAAGCCCGTGAGCGAGACTTTTACAGTAGAACAGGTGCGCCAGGCGGAGGATAGCCTGCTGCGCAGCCAACGATTCCCGGATCAGCTCATGCGCAACGCCGCGGCCGCCGTGGCGCGATGCGCGCACACGATCCTCGACCAGCAGCCTGACCCGCAGCCACACGTTGTCATCCTGGCGGGCCGGGGCGGCAACGGCGGAGACGCGCTCTACGCCGGCGCCACGCTCGCGGCCGACTACCGCGTCACGGTGCTCCTCGTGTCCGGCTCGGCACATCAGGCCGCGCTGGAGGCCTGCACCGCTGCGGGCGCCCAGGTCAGCGAGCAGCCTATCCATGACGTCATCCCCACGGCGACGCTCATCATCGATGGGATCACCGGGCTGGGCAACCACGGCGGCCTGGAGGACTCTGAGCTGGTTTCTGCCATCAACACCTCCGGGGTTCCGGTCCTGGCTATCGACGTGCCGTCAGGGGTGGACGCGGATACCGGTGCCGCCCCCGCGGGAGCCCACATCCAGGCAACCGTGACGTGTACTTTTGGGGGCCTGCGGCAGGCGCACGCGCTCACCGCCGCGTGCGGCCGGGTGGTGCGTGCCGATATCGACGTCGATGGCTCCTGGCTGGGCGACGCCCTCAACGATGCAGCTGAGGGCGGCCCGCATTGTTGGGCACAGCGGATCGTCGATAATGATGCGCCGGTGTGGCCGGCGCCGCTGCGCCCCGGGCCCACCGCCGGGCCGCGCAGCCTGCTGGCCATCGAGCCGCAACCCACCGATGACAAGTACAGCGGGGGAGTAGTCGGCGTGGTGGCCGGCAGCCCGCAGTACCCCGGGGCCGAGGTGCTGTGCACGCTGGGCGCGCTGCGTGGCTCCCCCGCACTCGTGCGGGTCATCGGCGGCAGCCCGGCGGCGTCGATAAGCCTGTGTCCGGAGGCTGTCCACCACCCGGACATCGCCAACGCGGGCCGGGTGCAGGCCTGGGTGGTGGGGCCGGGACGCGGCACCGACGAGGCCGCCCGCGCCGAGTTGGCCACGCTCCTGCAACGCCCGGAGCCTGTGGTCTGCGACGCAGACGCCGTGACGCTGCTGGCTGCCCATAGGCAGTTGCGCGACCTGCTGCGCACCCGCACCGCGGTGACGGTTCTCACCCCGCACGCAGGCGAACTCCAGCGGCTGGCCGCCGCGCTGACCGAGGATGGCGTGGAGCTGGATTCCCGCGACCGTTTTGCCTACGTGCACAGCATCGCCGAGGCGCTGGGCGTGGTGCTGGTGTCCAAGGGGCGCTTTACGCTGATCACGCGACCCGGCGAGGTCATCAGCGTCGATGCCGGGCATTCGTGGTCCGCGACCGCCGGGTCCGGCGATGTGCTCGCTGGGGTGCTCGGCGCCTGGCTGGCCCGCACCGCAGCAGCCCGCACCGCCGCGGCCGCGCCGCCAGCGGGCAGCACCGCAAGCAAGGACTTCCTTGACGGCAAGGACATGCGCGCGGGCCGGGACGCGGCGCTGACCGCGGTGGGAATCCACGCTCTGGCGGCGTGGCTGGCTGCGCAGACTCCGGATGGTCCGGCACCGATCACGGCATCCGCCATCGCCGCCAAGGTTCCGCAGGCGACGGCCTATGCCACCCGGTTGCTCTAGCCGGCCGGCTTGCCGGATAGCCTCCCGGCGTTAGTGCCAGGCGGAGGCGCCGAGGCCGGCGAGGGCGGTAAGGCTGGCTATCCCGATGGTGAGCAGGACCGCCGCGCGCAGCCGCCTGGAGCGCACCGCAAGGTATCCCGCCGCCCCGATGGCGGCGCCGAGGGTATTGCCGGCCAGGTCATCGATGTCCGAGTATCCAATGGCGAAGACATACTGGATGGTCTCGATGCTCAGGGATGCCACCGCGGCGCAGGCCGTTGCGGCGAGGACCACCATCCACCAGCTGGCGCCGGGGCCCACCAACGGTGAGTGGGGGCGGCGTCGATAGCCGGTGATGGCGCGCATGCGGGCTGCGATGAGCACCCCGAAGGGCAAAAACAGGGCCACGTTTCCCAGCGTGTTCAGCCAGGGCGCCCACCACACGGTCGGGGCGATGAAGCCGTCGAAGAGTTCCAGGTCAATGCTGCGCTGGTGGTGCGCCTCCGTGGTCCACACCGCACCGAAACTTAAGCGCGCCTTGAGCAGCGTCAACGCCAGCAGTGCCGCCGTGTACACAGCCGCGACGAGCCAATACCCCCAGTAGGACCAGCGGGCAGACGGCCCACTGCGGCGTGGCGGGGTCGGGCGCGCGGAGGGAGAAGAAGAACGCATCGTCCCTCACCGTAGCGCAACCGTGGCCTAGGCTTGTGCGGTGTGACGGATCGTGATCTCGCCGCTACTCGGCTCTACGGATACCGCCCCGCCCGGTGGAAGTACGCGGCGGCGTGGCTGGCTGTGGCCCTTGGGGTGCTCATGGCGTGCGCGGGCACGGCCAGCGGTTTTGAGCACGAGGACGCGGTGTGGAACTTTGTGGCCGGCGGCTGCTTCGCGGCGGCGTTCGCCGTGCCGGGGGCCTATTGGCTCGTGCGCACCCGCACCGACGGGCGCAGGGTGGCGGCGTGGGCACAGCGCACCGCTGGGCTGTCATGGTCAACGTTAGTGCGCGACCTGCCCGCGCTTTTCGACGCCTCCGGCCCCACCCTTCCGCTCCTGCCTCACCGCCGCTGGTGGCTCGTCGCGCTCATCACCGTGGTGCTCGCCGGCCTCGGCTCGTGGGCCGCCGGGCACGCCGCCGTAGCCCCCGGACAGCTGTAGCACTGCCCTCCAGGTGCCACACGGGGATACTTTTGGACCTTGCAGGTGTATCCCTAAGTACCGAATCTGCCCAGAAACCCGCGATAGCCTTGGTTGATAGGCTTAACGCCGCTACGGTGGTGGGCATGCCCAGCCCGCCACCCACCCGCACCGACCCCAAAGAGGGCTTGCGCGAACTGCTAGCGGGGATCATCGCTGAGCCGACCACCCCCGCGGCACCGCCCGCCTCCGACAGCGAGGCCGCCGCCCACGCGCACGCCGCGCGCCGCATCATCGCCTACCGTCCCACCACCCTCAAACGCGCACTCGCGTGGATCAGTGGAGCATTGGGGCTGTTTTTTATCATCGCCGCACTGCTGGGTTTTAGCACCTACGGCGGGGCGGACGCGTGGTGGAACTTCGCCGCCGGGATCGTCATCGCCACCTCCCTCGCCCTGCCGGGCGCCTATTGGACGTGGCGCACCGTCCGCGACAGCCGCTACGTGGCCACCTGGGCGCGCGACGTCGAAGCCTTCACCGGCAACTGGCAATGGCTCGCCGAAAACGAGCCCACCCTGCTTTTCGACGCCACCCCCGCCCGCCTGCCACACCTGCGCCGACGCCACTGGGTGCTGGTATCTATCCTGGCGGTCGTGCTATTCATCCTTGGGGGGATGCTGGGCACTCACATGTCCGTGGTTGCCTAATTGGTGGCATGGCGATTGGGCGGTTGCCCAGTCAGTGCCCGCGCCGCCGGGCACGCCGCCTTTCACAACGCTGCGCCCACCGAGCCTCCTGATCCTCGCGCCTACGCCGGGCCTGTTCTTTCTTGCGCCCCGCCTTGCTCAGCTCGAACTGGGCATGCAACGCCTGCCGGGCAGCGCCGGACACCGCGCTGTGGCGCTGGGCATTGAGAGCACGGTGCAACCGCTTCGGGTTGCCCTTTCGGGCGGGCTCAATCTGGCCGGGAACCGGCACAGCGGCGCGCGTTCTTTTCACCAGCTTCGCGCCATTGCGCAGAAGCCACTGATAAAGCTCTGGCTGCGTGGGCTCGGCGCCGAAGACCACGCGGCTGGCGCGCAAGCCAGAGGAATCGGAAACTTCATAGACGCCACACCAAAAGTGGCCATCAAAAAACACGGTAAATTGAGCAGGCATGTGGTCTCCAGGTACGCCAAAGCGGACCTGACGACGCCGGATTCTCCACCCTGCCGGGTACAGCGACGAATGCCTCCATGCGAGCCATCATCCGGACTTCCTACCGGACCGTGCGATTCGCGCATCAGGATTATGAACGTCCCCCAGTGTACGCATCCGGACCATGCCACTTAAGGATTGCCGGCGTGACGTCGGTGAAGCCATGGGACTGTGGCGCTGGCTAGATGACGGACCTAGACACCGCACCTGCGTAGACTCGGCGGGCCGCGACCCAAACCATCAGCATGCCCGCCAGCGTCGCAGCTACACCCATGCCAAGTTCGACGCCCAGGTGCCACACACGGCCGCCGCGCATAAACTCCACCGCATGCGTCCCGGGTAAGCACCAGACCACCGGCGCTAACCACGACGGGTAAGCGGACACGGGGGCGACAACTCCGGCCGTGACGGGCAGCAGCGCCGAAAGGATATTGGAAAGGGCATAGGGCTCGGAGAAACCCATAGACAGCGCACAACACAATACGCCGAACCCTGCGCCACACGCCGTTGCTGTGGTAACAGCCGCGATGGCCCGCGCGAGAAGCTGCGCGCTATGCCACGGTTCAATCGCCCACACGCCGATGCACCCCAGCACTGACGTGCACACGGCGATGACCACGCCCGGCACCGTGCGAGCCACCCACCACTGCCAGGAAAAGGGATGACGTGAAATGACCTCTTCCAGAACCCCGCTTGAGCGGTCCCGCACCGCCCCACCTACCGCCGTAGCCACAGTGACGATCAAGGCCGAAACAACAAGGCCCGCATAGGCCACCCGAGTCCCGTCGCCGAGACCCAAGGTGTGTGCGATGGCAACGAGGAATGCGATCTCCGCTACCGGCACTAATACCAAGGTGGTTATTGCCGTGGCCTTATTGGTGAGCGCCGGCAGAGAACGCATGCCCAGGGATAGGGCGGTGGAAAGGGGAGAGGTCATGATCGGGGCCATGTATTGAGGATAGGAGGGATCGTGTACGGGTAGCAGGGCTAGCCACCCACGGTCGAGCGGGCATGTGGCATTAATAGGCGGAGTACCGAGGGTACAGGAGGCTGGACGCAGCGCTATTACCTCGCTACGACGGGGACACTTGTCCTGGGATTAGGGAGATCCCAAACCTGCAATTCTCTGTCGACTACTTAAACCTTTTCCATGACCCATCAATATCTTCAGGGAATGTTTTCGAAATCTATCGACACAACACTAGCCGATAGGCATCTCAATTGTCACTTTAATGGGTACACCTTCAGTTGAAGCATCTATGACTTCTAAGATCTAGGTTAGCCTCGGTTGTTCAGCCTTCTCTACCCTAGAAGATAGATCCTTCATCGCGACAGTAAAGCTGTTCAAATCTATCCTCGGGTGCAGTGTTCTCAAAGCTCGAAACTCCAAGTTATTATGGAACCCCCCAAGTCGCAGTCACCCTCGGCCGATCGCCATCGACCCCAAACACGGACATCGGCGATCCACCTATCTCCCTTCTCTTCGAGATATTTTATTCCACCAACTCATAATTCTCTGCTCCACAACGGCAACTCATTCCTCCAGTATTATAGGTCATTTAGAATGCGCGCCCTGACCTGCACGAGGAATACCAAACTAACCAAAGCCCCGACACTAGATTACCCAAACAGATGACGGAATAGAAAACAATCTTTGTGGCCTGCCCCCAAGGCCCCCGAATAAATCCTAACGTCATGAAACCGCCGCAGGAAATGCTTTCCGAAAGGAGAACGGGGATATACCCTTTGTCAATCCGGCCGCGGCCGTCTATCGGAGTTTTGCTTTTAATCAACGCAAATGCAGATTCCGGGAACGCTATAATCCAGAAAACGCAGTCAAAGAAAGAAAATCCGACACAATTCCACTAGGTATATAAAACCACATTTTAATCCAGAGATTGCAAGCCGGACCGACGATGTAATAACTAACGACGTCACAATAAAGAAGAGGTGAGGCATGATAATCTATTTCGCTTTTCTAGTCATTATTCACGACCCCATTCCATATATGTTAACCCAGCTTTGTCACCCCTACTCCAACACAAACACCGAGTAGTGCGGGGCCCACAACCACCGCAGCTGCGGAAACCGCCGCTGAGCCAAGCACAACCGCTGCCCCCGCTGCGCCTCCTGCTCCTACAAGTGTCCACCCGCAGTGTTCGTGACCACCTCCTCTGTGGGATCCATACCATCTTGAATCTCAAGATACGCACCCGCAGCAGCAACCGTCGCACCAGAAATCGCAGCCCCACCAACCCGAGCCGCTTTACCTAAGGCCGCCGCATCCGTAGCAGCCATCCCCACATCCTTAGCGGTCAACCCACCAAAACTCTGCTCTCCAAGCTCACCATCTTTGGCGTAGTGGTCTACCTCCACGAACTCATCCTCGACACGAATATCAGGATAACCCTGCTCATCCCCCCAACTCACGCACATCAGCCAACCGATTCCCATCCTGATGCACCCAATGCAAGCTGGGATAATTGCCATGTAGAGCAGAAATTATTCACCGAACGACAAATAGAATGTTTCCAACCTGAGTATACGTGGTGATCACTTATCAGTTGTCGCGTTGTCAATGCAAAATCTCTCGGGGGAATTCTTGAGGAACGTCGACACAAGACTAGCCTTTAGGTATCTTACAACTCCCTTTAGTAGGTTTTCCTGCATATTGCGTATCGTAACTGAATAATTCTAGTTTTGCCCCGATTGATGGGTCTTCCCTGTTCGGGAAGATAGGTCCTTCATGGTGGCTATAAAATGGTTCAAGTCTATCCTGGGGTACAGTGTTCTTGAAACCCGAAACTCAAAGGTTTTTAGGGAACCCGCCAAGTCACCTGACACTCCGGCCGATCGCCATAGTCCACCAACGCGGACATCAGCGATCCACTTATCTCTGTTATCCTCGAGATATTTTAACTCCGCTAGCTCATAATTCCCTGATCCATAACGACAACACATTCCCCCACTGCTATAGGCCATTTGGAGTGCCCACCCTGATCTACACGTGCAATACCAAACCAACCAAAAAGCAGAAAACATATTACCCAAGCAAATAACAGAATAGAGAGTTACCCTTGCACCTTGCCCTCCCCAAGCCTCAAGAGTAAATCCTATCATCATGAGTCCAACCGAGAAGATCATTGCCGTAAGAAGAATGGGGATATACCCTTTGTAGGCTCGAGCGTGTCCATCTTTCGGCCTTTCGGTTTTGAGGAACACAAATGCCCCTTCTGGTACCGTTATAGTCCAGAAAAATACAGTCAAAAGAAAGAACGCAGACACAACCCCCAACGGGTAAATCAATCCATATTTTAATCCAGACATTGCTAGCCGAATTGCCGATACAATAATGATTGGCGTACCGATCACAGAGAGGGATAGCATGACAATGAGTTTGGTTTTTCTAGTCATCATTTGCGCGCCCATTCCATATTTGCTGACCTACTTTTGTTACCCCTAAACCAACAGCAGCGCCGAATACCGCAGGAACCACAACCACCGCTGCTGGGGATGCTGCCATCGCGGTGAGTACGAACGCTGCCCCCGAAGCGGCTCCTGCTCCCGCTAATCCACCCGCAGTGTTCGTGACCACTGCCTCCGTAGGGTCCATACCATCTTGAATATCAAGATACGCACCCGCCGCAGCACCACCAGCACCCGTCGTCCTACCAGCCCACTTAGCTGTCTTGACAGCACTCTTCGACACCTCAGACACACCACGACCAGCACGCGCCTCAGCATCCGCGGACGCCCCCACAGCACCCCAACCCGCACCATCCACCGCACTGGCTATGCCTAGTCCAAGATCAGAGTTCCCCCACGACGGACCCTTTACCTCACCCTTGTGTCCATACTGGTCTGCGTCCACGAACTCATCCTCAGCACGAATAACAGGATAACCCCGCTCATCCCACCCCAACTCACGCACATCAGCCAACCGATCGCCATCCTGATGCACCCAATGCTGCTCACCATCATCACCATCCACACCAAATACCTTGGTGCCATCAGGCAGCCTGTACACCGGAGTGTCCACCCCATCAACCTGGGCCATCCCATTGATCCACCGGCCCTGATCATCCGTGAACACACCATCATGGATGTCCTGGCTAGCCGTCGCATTCTCCCACGGCACACCACCTTCACCCCTAGGTGGTGCAGGCACCCAGGAGTCCTCATCAACCTCAATACCTGTCGGGGAGCCATCCTCATTCCACCCCACATCCCCCACCACAGCCTGGCCACGCGAATCATCATCTAACGTCCAGTCACTAGTCCCCTCACCCCGATTCGGGTGATCCACCAGATGCACCCCAGGAGCAACCTCAAAGGACCGCTGATCCTTCTCCTCGTTATAGTGGCCCTTGTTCTCAGTGCCCTGAGACGGATCCTCAAAATAACCGTCACCTCTGTTCCTCGGCCGGTAGTCAACATTATTGCCCTGGGCAGTGGGAGTCCTATTAGCCCAGTCTTTGCGATCCTGCTGCGGCAACGGCGTTTCCATCTCATCAATCGTATCGATGTTAATCGGGTTGCCATCCTTATCCCACTGCAGGGAAGCAACCGGAGTCGACTTCGTCCTATCAGCAGAATCCTGCGTCCAATCACTACGCCCAGAACCATCATTACGCGGATGCTCTGTCAGACTATTCCCATCAGGTAGAGGGAAGCTGCGCTGCCCGGTAACAGGATTGACCTCCACATTCGGATTATCACGTGGATGATCCGACGGCACACCCGGATACTTGACCTGATCATCCCGCCCAGACTTATCCTGCTGATCAGTCCTGTCTTGCTTGCCAGCCTTGTCCTTGTTGTCAGACTTATCCCGATTACTCGGCTTGTCCTGCTTACCTGGCTCCTGCTTCGCGGTCCTGTCCTGCTTCGCTGGCTTGTCCTTGTTGTCAGACTTATCCCGGTTACCCGGATTTTCTTGCTTGCCAGCCTTGTCCTTGTTGTCAGCCTTATCCCGGTTCGCCGGCTTATCTTGCTTACCCGGCTCCTGCTTCGCGGTCCTGTCCTGCTTCGCTGCCTTGTCCTTGTTGTCAGCCTTATCCCGGTTCGCCGGCTTATCTTGCTTACCCGGCTCCTGCTTGGCAGCCTTGTCCTTGTTAACTGGCTTGTCCTGCTTCACCGGCTGCAGCTTAGTCGTTTGGGCTGGCTTGGCCGGTTTATCCTGCTTACCCGGCTCCTGCTTCGCGGGCTTGTCTTGTTTGTCCTGCTTGGCCGGCTTGTCCTGCTTACCCGGCTCCTGCTTCGCGGGCTTGTCTTGTTTGTCCTGCTTGGCCGGCTTGTCCTGCTTACCCGGCTCCTGCTTCGCGGGCTTGTCTTGTTTGTCCTGCTTGGCCGGCTTGTCCTGCTTACCCGGCTGC
Above is a genomic segment from Corynebacterium uberis containing:
- a CDS encoding sensor histidine kinase; its protein translation is MIKSVIQAFRAVPMEVWVFLSCTTMTIVWMIMTDPDSLRVDRMLWTIVLALSVAAIKRFPLSGFLTFVVLFGSTIVIAELFMSPFVFFCAMAIAMVGYSGRIALMLPAGLLVTVMGLVDRKNLTVETSLPVVFPWMMLMIVAGAAGWALGRKVRQKAELSAQWQRDYRERREELARTLHDSVAASLTSIVMRSEMLALSHAGEGELEEELSGIAEAGRTTMSQVRSLLGLLNAPQENPEGPKAPSLHESLNKAAEKLRSNGFEALVQDEADALTLTHPVLEILGRVIAECSLNAIKYAQPGSQVTLWAGGTGGAVTVKICNQIADAEYRTRPTAKVLSSGLGMEMMRKSISSIGGKLKTETDGRVWTVTAQLAE
- a CDS encoding YjdF family protein, whose product is MPAQFTVFFDGHFWCGVYEVSDSSGLRASRVVFGAEPTQPELYQWLLRNGAKLVKRTRAAVPVPGQIEPARKGNPKRLHRALNAQRHSAVSGAARQALHAQFELSKAGRKKEQARRRREDQEARWAQRCERRRARRRGH
- a CDS encoding ABC transporter permease produces the protein MTSPLSTALSLGMRSLPALTNKATAITTLVLVPVAEIAFLVAIAHTLGLGDGTRVAYAGLVVSALIVTVATAVGGAVRDRSSGVLEEVISRHPFSWQWWVARTVPGVVIAVCTSVLGCIGVWAIEPWHSAQLLARAIAAVTTATACGAGFGVLCCALSMGFSEPYALSNILSALLPVTAGVVAPVSAYPSWLAPVVWCLPGTHAVEFMRGGRVWHLGVELGMGVAATLAGMLMVWVAARRVYAGAVSRSVI
- a CDS encoding bifunctional ADP-dependent NAD(P)H-hydrate dehydratase/NAD(P)H-hydrate epimerase translates to MSETFTVEQVRQAEDSLLRSQRFPDQLMRNAAAAVARCAHTILDQQPDPQPHVVILAGRGGNGGDALYAGATLAADYRVTVLLVSGSAHQAALEACTAAGAQVSEQPIHDVIPTATLIIDGITGLGNHGGLEDSELVSAINTSGVPVLAIDVPSGVDADTGAAPAGAHIQATVTCTFGGLRQAHALTAACGRVVRADIDVDGSWLGDALNDAAEGGPHCWAQRIVDNDAPVWPAPLRPGPTAGPRSLLAIEPQPTDDKYSGGVVGVVAGSPQYPGAEVLCTLGALRGSPALVRVIGGSPAASISLCPEAVHHPDIANAGRVQAWVVGPGRGTDEAARAELATLLQRPEPVVCDADAVTLLAAHRQLRDLLRTRTAVTVLTPHAGELQRLAAALTEDGVELDSRDRFAYVHSIAEALGVVLVSKGRFTLITRPGEVISVDAGHSWSATAGSGDVLAGVLGAWLARTAAARTAAAAPPAGSTASKDFLDGKDMRAGRDAALTAVGIHALAAWLAAQTPDGPAPITASAIAAKVPQATAYATRLL
- a CDS encoding VanZ family protein; the protein is MRSSSPSARPTPPRRSGPSARWSYWGYWLVAAVYTAALLALTLLKARLSFGAVWTTEAHHQRSIDLELFDGFIAPTVWWAPWLNTLGNVALFLPFGVLIAARMRAITGYRRRPHSPLVGPGASWWMVVLAATACAAVASLSIETIQYVFAIGYSDIDDLAGNTLGAAIGAAGYLAVRSRRLRAAVLLTIGIASLTALAGLGASAWH
- a CDS encoding cell envelope integrity protein TolA, yielding MNPRADVAPVDETWIVDLDQQAPARGGGQEAAAVRVGRAGDGRVVVVDDAGRATGDIVTVDDSGHGHVGGFDPSVVGRVIAGGKEDDTEGEHQGTANGSGDSGAGGRNPGGSGGLVGQVNRPDDSTAGSTGTGGPGVGLLGVLGGVAGGVGAVVARRRRGVARVDIPWSATHEQSLVLLAGPDSPREHVFDVDVPEGGQVVQRGDGGVDVVDASGRVVSQVDAPWAYDALGRPVETYYTVDPDGRLVQHVDPGHETVFPVIADPDRKDVGGDSKPKPQPGKQDKPAKQDKQDKPAKQEPGKQDKPAKQDKQDKPAKQEPGKQDKPAKQDKQDKPAKQEPGKQDKPAKPAQTTKLQPVKQDKPVNKDKAAKQEPGKQDKPANRDKADNKDKAAKQDRTAKQEPGKQDKPANRDKADNKDKAGKQENPGNRDKSDNKDKPAKQDRTAKQEPGKQDKPSNRDKSDNKDKAGKQDRTDQQDKSGRDDQVKYPGVPSDHPRDNPNVEVNPVTGQRSFPLPDGNSLTEHPRNDGSGRSDWTQDSADRTKSTPVASLQWDKDGNPINIDTIDEMETPLPQQDRKDWANRTPTAQGNNVDYRPRNRGDGYFEDPSQGTENKGHYNEEKDQRSFEVAPGVHLVDHPNRGEGTSDWTLDDDSRGQAVVGDVGWNEDGSPTGIEVDEDSWVPAPPRGEGGVPWENATASQDIHDGVFTDDQGRWINGMAQVDGVDTPVYRLPDGTKVFGVDGDDGEQHWVHQDGDRLADVRELGWDERGYPVIRAEDEFVDADQYGHKGEVKGPSWGNSDLGLGIASAVDGAGWGAVGASADAEARAGRGVSEVSKSAVKTAKWAGRTTGAGGAAAGAYLDIQDGMDPTEAVVTNTAGGLAGAGAASGAAFVLTAMAASPAAVVVVPAVFGAAVGLGVTKVGQQIWNGRANDD
- a CDS encoding response regulator transcription factor, whose translation is MTQAHASQPTRIIIVDDDPLVLASLRAYFSTADDIEVVAEASHGREAVEILATQDVDLVLSDIHMPEMDGVTLLEHVQKLEHPPVFVAMTGFDTDETMLQTLTGGAAGYIIKSSKPQEIIASVRDAMSGGTSVSPQCLSRLVDYIPNREAAVLRASQKQLRLTDAEERVLSLLCDGLSNAEIAEKTQYAQSTVKKHVSHLIGYFGVNSRLSLVVAAMRTYWNKRPFPTD